A window of the Polypterus senegalus isolate Bchr_013 chromosome 4, ASM1683550v1, whole genome shotgun sequence genome harbors these coding sequences:
- the LOC120528672 gene encoding low affinity immunoglobulin epsilon Fc receptor-like, which translates to MADDVLYASVNFSQKNRQPRKQEEQDTEATRDQRDEVIYAEVKAANSQETQKEETEAGTCQPIKSEVESDPYSSLKWKRAKNDIPAKEGASEHPSNLKMKACLLKFLLFLCGSLLASIVLLAIYNLTPFKDKGAVNEMKQNYSINEQHLMQLRRQYDILNREHSNLSEYQKTLQMNLTSLQSLYSNLSAYLTKLLSNYSTLNQENAEFSAVIEKLNKRCPISNSLSQSRICYVCPQNWMLFNSKCYSFSSNKLTWTGGVEGCRQHEAHLVIIESEEEQTFLLNELSKQSPKKTYWIGLNDIANEGQFVWVDNKRLDRSKSFWGVNWDGTMEPDNWRNQENCVKIQKTATASGWYDAYCLETNNVICERAAEGITL; encoded by the exons ACCAGAGAGATGAAGTCATCTACGCAGAAGTCAAAGCAGCAAATAGCCAGGAAACACAAAAGGAGGAAACTGAAGCTG GCACCTGCCAGCCCATTAAAAGTGAAGTAGAGAGTGACCCCTACAGCAGTTTAAAATGGAAACGGGCCAAAAACGACATCCCAGCAAAAGAAG GAGCATCAGAGCATccttcaaatttaaaaatgaaagcctGTCTTCTGAAATTTCTGTTGTTCCTTTGTGGTTCCCTATTGGCTTCCATTGTCTTGTTGGCCATTTACA ATTTGACTCCATTCAAGGACAAAGGTGCTGTTAATGAAATGAAACAGAACTATTCTATCAATGAGCAACATCTGATGCAGCTGAGAAGGCAATATGACATTTTAAACAGAGAGCACAGCAACCTCTCAGAGTACCAGAAAACTCTGCAGATGAACCTTACCAGCCTGCAGTCTCTCTATTCCAACCTGTCTGCATATCTCACCAAACTGCTGTCCAATTATTCCACACTAAACCAAGAGAATGCTGAGTTTTCTGCAGTAATTGAAAAACTGAATAAACGATGTCCAATATCAAATTCATTATCTCAAA GCAGGATTTGTTATGTTTGTCCACAGAACTGGATGTTGTTCAACTCAAAGTGTTACTCATTCTCCAGTAATAAACTGACCTGGACAGGTGGTGTTGAAGGCTGCAGACAACATGAGGCACACCTGGTGATCATAGAGAGTGAGGAGGAGCAG acatttttattaaacgagttgagcaaacaaagtcccaagaAGACCTACTGGATTGGATTGAATGACATCGCGAATGAAGGTCAATTTGTTTGGGTGGACAACAAACGTCTGGACCGAAGCAAAAG CTTCTGGGGTGTGAATTGGGATGGAACGATGGAGCCAGATAACTGGAGAAATCAAGAAAACTGTGTGAAAATACAGAAAACCGCTACTGCTAGTGGCTGGTATGATGCCTACTGTTTAGAGACAAACAACGTTATCTGTGAAAGAGCAGCAGAAGGAATTACACTGTGA